The DNA segment GACCCAGAGTCTGCAGTTTAAACAGGCTCTTAGCGCTTGCGCTTTTACCGTTAGAGGTCACGGTGATGTCAGAAGTGAAGCCTTTTGCTTCTTTAACGAACTGAGCAGCAGGGCGGGTGTGCAGACCATTCGGAGCGGTAATCGTAACTTCTTGCTGGAACATAGGTTTCCCCAACTATTTTTGAATTAATGTTGTGGGGCTAAAGTTTAGCTTAAATACTGAACTTCAGCCTGTTTTCAGTTAGCGCCTAACTCGTGGAGCAGTAGCAGCCTGAGCGTTGTAGAAAATGTGTTCAAGATAGAAACTATCGTGAATACGTTCGCTAATAACATCCGTATTATGCCGCTATCGTGATGCTCAGGACAAATCAGTAAAT comes from the Hafnia alvei genome and includes:
- the ptsH gene encoding phosphocarrier protein Hpr; protein product: MFQQEVTITAPNGLHTRPAAQFVKEAKGFTSDITVTSNGKSASAKSLFKLQTLGLTQGTVVTIAAEGEDEQKAVEHLVKLMAELE